The Setaria italica strain Yugu1 chromosome IX, Setaria_italica_v2.0, whole genome shotgun sequence genome has a window encoding:
- the LOC101770270 gene encoding uncharacterized protein LOC101770270, which produces MATPSSPPAAPAATAAASVSVSRLPPLRPSLPHLRFCSAPTAAAVAASPISLGPGCRPLPSIRCRAAAGPSPPSSEPPPPSGWQERLSRLQDRARIFFAVLFWMSLFFWGSAWDGSNNSGGKKRQRFRKKSK; this is translated from the exons ATGGCGACGCCAAGCTCCCCTCCagctgcccccgccgccaccgccgccgcctccgtctccgTCTCGCGCCTCCCGCCACTACGCCCTTCCCTACCCCACCTCCGCTTCTGCTCAGCTCcaacggccgccgccgtcgcggcttCCCCCATTTCCCTGGGGCCGGGCTGTCGTCCTTTGCCTAGTATCCGCTGtcgagccgccgccgggccgTCACCGCCCTCCTCtgagccccctcctccctcag GTTGGCAAGAGAGGCTGTCAAGGTTGCAGGATAGAGCACGTATATTCTTTGCAGTTCTGTTCTGGATGTCATTATTTTTCTGGGGAAGTGCTTGGGATGGAAGTAACAATTCAGGAGGCAAGAAGCGCCAACGATTTAGAAAGAAATCGAAGTGA
- the LOC101770675 gene encoding uncharacterized protein LOC101770675 → MSRPHLPKDPAFPRANGSLDGGTRGLGGEIEEVGAAATIAVEQSPSQSSSPTASSPPAAMSSCGQYMLHRVRKLDTLAGVAIKYGVEVADIKRLNGLSTDLQMFAHKTLRIPLPGRHPPSSYQQNGSDESDDRECTPRRIHDDILDSILKTPKPKVSPAMSLLQGYYGLAPPPKRDQTGEGTEMAVYGKGKSAFLDVEPWLEPPNSEPFSLQNRKTKSLTIGSSLLDGDTDENGDSERLIRRRQKADGELLPREENGGDFLASAGKGLALRPKSSNRSDMNKSQQNLFAMAEPLFSNGVQTVRKSSSTPEFQEPESNTSSSIWSASKWSINTDAFALPLPIPRFDNIPKPIAAWRNKAARD, encoded by the exons ATGAGCCGCCCCCATTTGCCCAAGGACCCGGCCTTCCCGCGCGCCAATGGGTCCTTGGACGGCGGAACCCGCGGCCTCGGTGGCGAGATCGAGGAGGTGGGCGCGGCGGCCACCATAGCCGTCGAGCAGTCGCCCTCGCAGTCctcgtccccgacggcgtcgtcgccgccggctgcgATGTCGTCGTGCGGGCAGTACATGCTGCACCGGGTGCGCAAGCTCGACACCCTCGCGGGCGTCGCCATCAAGTACGGCGTCGAG GTAGCCGACATTAAGAGACTGAATGGCCTCTCAACTGACCTCCAGATGTTTGCACACAAGACACTACGGATTCCACTACCGGGGAGGCACCCTCCGTCGTCTTATCAGCAGAATGGTTCAGACGAGAGTGATGACAG GGAATGTACTCCACGCCGCATTCATGATGATATCTTGGATTCAATATTGAAAACACCAAAGCCCAAAGTTTCACCAGCCATGAGTCTTCTGCAGGGATACTATGGCCTTGCACCACCTCCAAAGAGAGATCAAACAGGCGAAGGCACTGAGATGGCAGTCTATGGAAAAGGCAAATCTGCTTTTTTGGATGTTGAGCCATGGCTGGAGCCACCAAATTCCGAACCGTTCTCTCTTCAGAATAGGAAAACCAAAAGCTTGACAATAGGTTCTTCTCTTCTTGATGGTGATACTGATGAAAATGGTGATAGTGAAAGGTTAATAAGGCGGCGCCAGAAAGCTGATGGTGAACTGTTACCTAGGGAGGAAAACGGTGGTGACTTCCTGGCAAGCGCTGGGAAAGGTTTGGCACTGAGGCCAAAGTCGAGCAATCGATCAGACATGAACAAGAGTCAGCAGAACCTTTTTGCAATGGCAGAGCCTTTGTTCAGCAATGGTGTGCAAACTGTAAGGAAATCATCCAGCACTCCGGAGTTCCAAGAGCCAGAGAGCAACACCAGTTCGTCCATATGGTCAGCAAGCAAGTGGAGCATAAACACAGATGCTTTTGCTCTTCCTCTCCCCATCCCTCGCTTTGACAACATCCCAAAGCCGATTGCTGCTTGGAGAAACAAGGCGGCTCGTGATTAA
- the LOC101771074 gene encoding protein EXECUTER 1, chloroplastic — MASVSTAPRAPLPAAASSSSSARQLDPNPSGNRFLAARRLRAVRRLAGAAPSRRAPAVRCSARSPEADSGGERRRRGWDAMLHDAFQGAVRRWSEYVRNYWPPPPAVKEAGKGKRAGSSHEGEAMSGDEEEEGKWSWEMWKRHFALIEESERLVDELQLQLRAAVCREDYRSAHKLKLAIAATAKNDTVGRAISDLNRAIEEERYRDATYIRDHAGAGLLGWWSGISGNLSDPYGLIIRISAEHGRYVARSYETRQLASDGPGFPIFEIFFAEEDGGYKLQAVHLKPDDSGSDQLPNMLREKLGIDSINISSSSVGSKHEEFDGNINMDDQDTDDSNITAGGPAGLKNLSSDSTAVPRIKILKVVPMENVNQDYIINIFDQISEEDDDHDDPEIENESSHDIGDEDNNVGAETVSAEENGDESSDENDIEALISIDFVSEDNNDYASHSSAEAFERMPARLEKTDRFSFSFYTEQYSKKLDAGKAQETLKKTVGSHTDQQDDDGFVQLDRIKLSGSNKKLSILQLGIKQHDNKAQQKLHGVTHFSRIQTPISSDPLNGLYLTASGFDSEILSLQRKFGQWREDNSSEEHSDLLFYEYVEAVKLTGDNLVPAGQVVFRAKVGERYQLPHKGIIPRELGVVARYKGQRKIADPGFQNPRWVDGELLILDGKFIRDGPVIAFFYWTSNFHLFEFFRRLRLPD, encoded by the exons ATGGCGTCCGTGTccacggcgccgcgcgcgccgctccccgcggccgcgtcctcctcgtcctccgcgCGGCAGCTGGATCCGAACCCTAGCGGCAACCGGTTCCTCGCCGCGCGGCGCCTCCGCGCCGTCCggcgcctcgccggcgcggccccgtcgcggcgcgcgccggcggtCCGGTGCTCCGCGCGTAGCCCCGAAGCGGACTCCGGCGgtgagcggcgccggcggggttgGGACGCGATGCTCCACGACGCCTTCCAGGGCGCCGTGCGGCGGTGGAGCGAGTACGTCCGCAATTactggcccccgccgcccgctgtGAAGGAGGCGGGTAAGGGGAAGAGGGCCGGGAGTTCTCACGAAGGGGAGGCGATGAGtggggatgaggaggaagaggggaaGTGGAGCTGGGAGATGTGGAAGCGTCACTTTGCTCTCATTGAGGAGAGCGAGCGCCTCGTTGATGAGCTACAG CTTCAACTCCGAGCTGCTGTTTGTAGAGAAGACTACAGGAGTGCTCATAAACTGAAGCTGGCTATTGCGGCTACGGCAAAAAACGACACAGTTGGCAGAGCTATCTCTGACTTAAAT AGGGCCATAGAAGAGGAGCGCTACAGGGATGCAACATATATCAGAGATCATGCTGGTGCAGGACTG CTGGGGTGGTGGTCTGGAATTTCTGGAAATTTGTCTGACCCATATGGTCTTATAATTCGTATAAGTGCTGAACATGGTCGATATGTGGCAAGAAGTTATGAGACAAG ACAGCTGGCTTCAGATGGCCCTGGTTTCCCTATATTTGAAATATTCTTTGCAGAGGAAGATGGAGGATACAAACTGCAG GCAGTGCATCTGAAACCAGATGATAGTGGCTCTGACCAATTGCCAAACATGTTAAGAGAGAAACTTGGCATCGACAGTATAAACATATCTAGCAGTTCAGTAGGGTCTAAGCATGAAGAATTTGATGGAAATATAAACATGGATGATCAAGATACTGATGATAGTAATATTACGGCCGGTGGCCCAGCTGGTTTGAAAAACTTGTCAAGCGATTCAACTGCAGTTCCCAGGATTAAAATCTTGAAAGTGGTACCCATGGAAAATGTCAACCAAGACTACATAATCAATATTTTTGATCAAATTTCAGAGGAAGATGATGACCATGATGATCCTGAGATCGAAAATGAATCTTCACATGATATTGGTGATGAAGATAACAATGTAGGAGCAGAAACAGTTTCTGCAGAAGAGAATGGTGATGAATCCAGTGATGAAAATGATATCGAAGCCTTGATTTCAATTGATTTTGTTAGTGAGGATAACAATGATTATGCTTCTCATTCATCAGCTGAAGCTTTTGAACGAATGCCTGCTAGATTAGAGAAAACAGACCGCTTCTCATTTTCCTTCTATACTGAACAATACAGTAAAAAACTAGATGCTGGAAAAGCCCAGGAGACTTTGAAGAAAACAGTTGGTTCGCATACTGATCAGCAGGATGATGATGGTTTTGTCCAGCTTGATCGTATAAAGTTGAGTGGCAGCAACAAGAAACTATCG ATACTGCAACTTGGCATCAAACAACATGATAACAAGGCTCAGCAAAAACTGCATGGAGTTACCCACTTCAGCCGTATTCAGACACCTATCTCTTCAGATCCTCTTAATG GCTTGTACTTGACTGCATCAGGATTTGACTCAGAAATTCTTAGTTTGCAACGAAAATTTGGTCAATGGCGGGAAGATAATTCGTCTGAGGAGCATAGTGACCTACTGTTCTATGAGTATGTTGAAGCTGTAAAATTAACAGGGGACAATCTTGTGCCAGCGGGTCAG GTTGTGTTCCGTGCAAAAGTTGGTGAGCGCTATCAGCTTCCTCATAAGGGAATCATCCCTAGAGAACTTGGAGTG GTTGCTAGGTACAAGGGGCAAAGGAAAATTGCAGATCCTGGTTTCCAAAACCCTCGATGGGTTGATGGGGAGCTTTTGATACTAGACGGAAAG TTCATCAGAGATGGTCCTGTGATAGCTTTCTTTTACTGGACATCAAATTTTCATCTTTTCGAATTCTTTAGGCGGTTGAGGCTTCCTGACTAG